TACCTTGAAAATCCCAAACTCACGCCGGTCTTAAAATGTTTAATAGAACAGAGCGCAAGCCCGTTGAAAGCCGTAGAAACCGATTTTGCGGTTGATTCCTCTGGCTTTTCCACATCCACCTACCGCCGCTGGTTCGATCATAAGTATGGGAAAGAACGATCTAAACAGACTTGGGTAAAAACTCATATCATGTGCGGTGTTAAAACTCATGTGGTAACAAGTGTAGAAGCCGATCCGTATGAATCCGCTGACAATCCACAATTTACCCCACTACTTAGCCAGACTGCTAAAACATTTGAGATTAATGAGGTATCTGCGGATAAGGCTTATTCAAGCAAACGGAATATCAAAGCAACTCAGATGATTGGCGGAACAGCCTTTATCCCATTCAGAACAAACGCAGCTATACAGAAAAATGCCTCATACAACGATATGAACGATATCTGGAATCGAATGTGGCACTTTTACAACTTTAACCGTGAGGTCTTTCTACAGCACTATCACAAGCGTTCCAATGTAGAAACTACTTTCAGCATGATTAAGACAAAGTTCGGAACCGCAGTTAAGGCTAAAACGCCTACAGCCCAGGTGAACGAAGTCCTGTGTAAGATTCTATGCCACAATATCTGTGTACTCATTCAGTCTATTTATGAACTCGGTTTAGAACCTACTTTTTGGACTTCTGAGGCAAAAACGTTAGTTGCCCCAAAAGTAATAGGAAAATGAGACTTTTAAGGCAAAGCCATGTACCCGGGCTTAATAATTTGCTAACAATCTTCTGTTAGCTTTGATTACAGTGGCACGGCCATAATAATTGATTTATAGTATTTGCAGGCAGTCATATGAGCGGCAGAAAAATTCTCGTCGTTGACGATGATGTCAAGACAGTTACCCTGGTAAAGATGTACCTGGAGCGGGACGGCCATTCGGTACTGACCGCTTACGACGGTCCTGCAGCATTGCGCATATTCAGGGAACGGCAACCGCACCTTGTCCTGCTGGATGTCATGCTGCCCGGCCTGGACGGCGTCGAGATATGCCGCATACTGAGGGCGGAATCTGATATACCTATCATCATGCTTACTGCGAGAACGCGCGACGAAGATAAGATGACCGGCCTGGATACCGGGGCCGACGACTATGTAACCAAACCATTCAGCCCGGGAGAGCTGGCCGCCAGGGTGCGCGCTGTCTTCAGAAGGCTGCCGGCGGAACGGGGTCCGGCCGAAATCAGATACGGCGGTTTTTACCTGAACTTCCCCAAAAGAGAGGTGCTCCTGAACGAGAAAAAACTCAGCCTGACATCGGTAGAATTTAAAATACTGGCTGCCTTCCTGCGTGAACCGGGCCGCGTATTTGATCGTGTTGAAATCATAGATAAGGCTTTCGGATATGACTTCGAAAGCTTTGACCGGGCTATCGACGTTCATATACATAACCTGCGCCGTAAAATCGAGCCCGATCCGAAACGACCCAGATATATCAGGACAGTTTACGGGGCGGGATA
The nucleotide sequence above comes from Dehalococcoidia bacterium. Encoded proteins:
- a CDS encoding response regulator transcription factor, which translates into the protein MSGRKILVVDDDVKTVTLVKMYLERDGHSVLTAYDGPAALRIFRERQPHLVLLDVMLPGLDGVEICRILRAESDIPIIMLTARTRDEDKMTGLDTGADDYVTKPFSPGELAARVRAVFRRLPAERGPAEIRYGGFYLNFPKREVLLNEKKLSLTSVEFKILAAFLREPGRVFDRVEIIDKAFGYDFESFDRAIDVHIHNLRRKIEPDPKRPRYIRTVYGAGYKLSEE
- a CDS encoding transposase, with product MDARQERGLQIAATSRIERNKIGWKVPSQSGVGNYIVNLDQGEPFCTCPDFEERQQPCKHIHAVEYVIQRETKPDGTVTYTEGIRVTYNQDWHTYNEAQTHETEHFLKLLSELCNGIEQPIYKFGRPRLPLSDVVFALVYKSYCMMSGRRLTSDLLEAQNDGFVDKAPHYNSAFRYLENPKLTPVLKCLIEQSASPLKAVETDFAVDSSGFSTSTYRRWFDHKYGKERSKQTWVKTHIMCGVKTHVVTSVEADPYESADNPQFTPLLSQTAKTFEINEVSADKAYSSKRNIKATQMIGGTAFIPFRTNAAIQKNASYNDMNDIWNRMWHFYNFNREVFLQHYHKRSNVETTFSMIKTKFGTAVKAKTPTAQVNEVLCKILCHNICVLIQSIYELGLEPTFWTSEAKTLVAPKVIGK